Proteins from one Candidatus Methylomirabilota bacterium genomic window:
- a CDS encoding DedA family protein has protein sequence MLILLAAIDPVLGDNLGYWAGRRGGRPLLERLGQRWPAASRALERTKHFFARHGALTIFVGRFIPGLRVFGALVAGAALMPWGRFLRANCAGAVVWAAATGLAGWALGRHVSWVRALTDSPWLASLAAAGGFAALVYLQYRLARRLDA, from the coding sequence CTGCTCATCCTGCTCGCCGCCATCGACCCGGTCCTCGGCGACAATCTCGGCTACTGGGCGGGACGGCGCGGCGGCCGGCCGCTGCTCGAGCGCCTGGGACAGCGCTGGCCCGCGGCGAGCCGCGCGCTCGAGCGCACCAAGCACTTCTTCGCGCGCCACGGTGCCCTCACGATCTTCGTGGGGCGGTTCATTCCGGGCCTCCGCGTGTTCGGGGCCCTGGTGGCGGGCGCCGCGCTCATGCCGTGGGGCCGTTTCCTCCGTGCGAACTGCGCGGGCGCGGTGGTGTGGGCCGCGGCGACGGGCCTGGCGGGCTGGGCCCTCGGGCGCCATGTGTCGTGGGTCCGCGCGCTCACCGACAGCCCCTGGCTCGCGAGCCTGGCGGCGGCCGGCGGGTTCGCCGCGCTCGTCTACCTGCAGTATCGGCTCGCGCGGCGCCTCGACGCCTGA
- a CDS encoding class I SAM-dependent methyltransferase, producing MSSEIPEHVWRNRQAWDVLAADFAAEGRRAWAEDRVTWGIWGMSEDDLQILPPIRGLDVIELGCGTAYMSAWLTRRGARVVAIDNSERQLDTARALQREHGLAFPLIHGNAEAVPRPDASFDLAISEYGASIWCDPYRWIPEAARLLRPGGLLVFLKNGLLRLLTTPDDGQQAGERLVRAAFGLHRVEWSDDGSVEFDLPHGEWIRLFRTSGFTIERLAELQAPAEGSPGRFTFVTLEWARRWPSEEIWVVRKE from the coding sequence TTGTCCAGCGAGATTCCGGAGCATGTCTGGCGCAATCGGCAGGCCTGGGACGTGCTGGCTGCCGACTTTGCCGCGGAGGGTCGGCGCGCCTGGGCCGAGGACCGCGTGACCTGGGGGATCTGGGGGATGTCGGAGGACGATCTCCAGATCTTGCCCCCAATACGGGGGCTCGACGTCATCGAACTCGGCTGCGGCACCGCCTACATGTCGGCCTGGCTGACCCGCCGGGGCGCCCGCGTGGTCGCCATCGACAATTCTGAGCGCCAGCTCGACACGGCGCGCGCCCTCCAGCGCGAGCACGGCCTCGCCTTTCCGCTCATTCACGGCAACGCGGAGGCGGTGCCGCGGCCCGACGCGAGCTTCGACCTCGCGATCTCCGAGTACGGGGCCAGCATCTGGTGCGACCCCTATCGCTGGATCCCGGAGGCGGCGCGGCTGCTGCGCCCCGGCGGGCTGCTCGTCTTCCTCAAGAATGGGCTCCTGCGCCTGCTCACGACGCCCGACGACGGGCAGCAGGCCGGCGAACGGCTCGTGCGCGCGGCCTTCGGCCTGCATCGCGTCGAGTGGTCCGACGACGGCTCGGTGGAGTTCGATCTGCCCCACGGCGAGTGGATTCGCCTCTTCCGGACTTCGGGCTTCACGATCGAGCGCCTGGCCGAGCTGCAGGCGCCGGCCGAGGGATCACCCGGCCGCTTCACCTTCGTCACGCTCGAGTGGGCGCGGCGCTGGCCCTCGGAGGAAATCTGGGTCGTGCGGAAGGAATGA
- a CDS encoding TetR/AcrR family transcriptional regulator: MGTEARSAKAAATRDQILDAAGRLIHLRGYHNTSLDDVLRESGVGKGNFYYYFKSKEGLGYAIIDRVVQGFLERTLEPAFADTEADPVEQIHAFLDRIVEIHRRRNCVGGCPMGNLASELSDVHEGFRQRLAEIFDHWRVKLADALERSRRRGLLRADLDAAGAAGFVVASLEGAILMAKVTRDIGVLEKSVAELKHYLVFYRVS, translated from the coding sequence ATGGGCACCGAAGCGAGGAGCGCCAAGGCCGCGGCGACGCGGGATCAGATCCTCGATGCCGCCGGGCGTCTCATTCACCTGCGCGGATATCACAACACCTCCCTGGACGATGTCTTACGAGAGAGCGGGGTCGGCAAGGGCAACTTCTACTACTACTTCAAGAGCAAGGAGGGGCTGGGCTACGCCATCATCGACCGGGTGGTGCAGGGCTTTCTCGAGCGCACGCTCGAGCCGGCCTTCGCCGACACGGAAGCTGACCCCGTCGAGCAGATCCACGCCTTCCTCGACCGGATCGTCGAGATCCATCGCCGGCGCAACTGCGTGGGCGGCTGCCCCATGGGCAATCTCGCCTCGGAGCTGTCCGACGTGCACGAGGGCTTCCGCCAGCGCCTGGCCGAGATCTTCGACCACTGGCGCGTCAAGCTTGCCGATGCGCTCGAGCGGAGCCGCCGGCGCGGCCTGCTCCGAGCGGACCTCGACGCCGCGGGCGCAGCGGGCTTCGTGGTCGCCTCGCTCGAGGGGGCCATCCTGATGGCGAAGGTAACGCGCGACATCGGGGTGCTCGAGAAATCCGTGGCCGAACTGAAGCACTACCTGGTGTTCTACAGGGTCAGCTGA
- a CDS encoding sigma-70 family RNA polymerase sigma factor, which translates to MSTPTPDAAAAQARTVPAGPRRPDPDVVLVEKLRRGDADAPDLLVETFGDRVYRLAIRITGNEQDAEEVVQDALWTAARKIDTFKGESAFGSWLYRITANTAYQKLRGRQAKKHEVPWEDLFPTFDELGQHIDPVSDWSPKAEEPALQNELRAVLSKAIDDLPEDYRTAFIMHDVEGLSNPEIAESLGISLPAVKSRVHRSRLFLRQHLSRYLTAA; encoded by the coding sequence ATGAGTACCCCGACGCCGGACGCGGCGGCGGCCCAGGCGCGGACTGTTCCCGCCGGCCCCCGACGCCCCGACCCGGATGTTGTCCTCGTCGAGAAGCTCCGGCGCGGCGATGCCGACGCGCCCGATCTCCTCGTGGAGACGTTTGGCGACCGCGTGTACCGCCTCGCCATCCGCATCACCGGCAACGAGCAGGACGCCGAGGAAGTCGTGCAAGATGCCCTCTGGACGGCGGCGCGGAAGATCGACACGTTCAAGGGGGAATCCGCCTTCGGCTCCTGGCTCTATCGCATCACCGCCAACACCGCGTACCAGAAGCTGCGCGGGCGTCAGGCCAAGAAGCACGAGGTGCCGTGGGAGGATCTGTTCCCCACGTTCGACGAGCTCGGCCAGCACATTGACCCGGTGAGTGACTGGTCCCCGAAGGCCGAGGAGCCGGCCCTGCAGAACGAGCTGCGCGCGGTGCTGTCGAAAGCGATCGACGATCTGCCCGAGGACTATCGCACTGCCTTCATCATGCACGACGTGGAGGGGCTCTCGAACCCGGAGATCGCCGAGTCGCTGGGGATTAGCCTGCCCGCGGTGAAGTCGCGCGTCCACCGCTCGCGGCTCTTCCTGCGTCAGCACCTCTCGCGGTATCTCACCGCGGCCTGA
- the rplU gene encoding 50S ribosomal protein L21 translates to MDAVIATGGKQYRVTPGQVIKVERLGRSQGESVEFKQVLLVSQDGKVTVEPQALKSAKVTGEVIVEKQGAKVLVVKFKRRKNYRRHRGHRQVMTAVRITKIEV, encoded by the coding sequence ATGGATGCGGTGATCGCGACGGGCGGTAAGCAGTACCGGGTCACGCCGGGGCAGGTGATCAAGGTCGAGCGCCTCGGCAGGAGCCAGGGTGAGTCGGTCGAGTTCAAACAAGTGCTCCTCGTGAGCCAGGACGGCAAGGTCACGGTGGAGCCCCAGGCGCTCAAGTCGGCCAAAGTCACCGGCGAAGTGATCGTCGAGAAGCAGGGCGCCAAGGTCCTCGTCGTCAAGTTCAAGCGGAGGAAGAACTATCGCCGGCACCGCGGGCACCGGCAGGTCATGACCGCGGTCCGCATCACCAAGATCGAGGTGTAG
- the rpmA gene encoding 50S ribosomal protein L27, with the protein MAHKKGVGSSRNGRDSNAQRLGVKRFGGQFVTSGSIIVRQRGTRFKPGVNVGLGVDHTLFATMDGYVRFERKGDHKYVSIAQQPV; encoded by the coding sequence ATGGCGCACAAGAAGGGTGTCGGCAGCTCCCGTAACGGCCGCGACTCCAATGCCCAGCGGCTCGGGGTCAAGCGCTTCGGGGGCCAGTTCGTGACCTCGGGCAGCATCATCGTCCGGCAACGCGGCACTCGGTTCAAGCCGGGCGTCAACGTGGGGCTCGGCGTGGATCACACGCTCTTCGCGACGATGGACGGCTACGTTCGCTTCGAGCGGAAGGGCGACCACAAGTACGTCAGCATCGCCCAGCAGCCCGTCTGA
- the obgE gene encoding GTPase ObgE: MFVDEVSVFVKGGDGGAGCVSFRREKYVPRGGPDGGDGGDGGNVVLQADRNITTLLDFHYQRHYAAERGQHGKGADRHGKGGEDTVLRVPLGTVVRERDSGELLGDLTTAGQTLTVAHGARGGRGNARFVSSTNRAPRRADLGRAGEERWIVLELKLLADVGVIGFPNAGKSTLVSRVSAATPKIADYPFTTLAPSLGIVRVDEGESFVIADLPGLIAGAAEGKGLGHRFLRHTERTRLLLHLVDLDPSHGRDPVKDWQVIQDELAAYSDELAARPQIVVGSKAELPGTATRRAKLEKHCARRGLPFLVISSVTGLGIRELIADVGARLRAERWAGAAR, translated from the coding sequence ATGTTCGTCGACGAGGTCAGTGTCTTCGTGAAGGGCGGTGACGGGGGCGCCGGCTGCGTCAGCTTCCGCCGCGAGAAGTACGTGCCGCGTGGCGGCCCCGACGGCGGCGACGGGGGCGACGGTGGCAACGTGGTGCTCCAGGCCGATCGCAACATCACCACGCTCCTCGACTTCCACTACCAGCGCCACTACGCCGCGGAGCGCGGCCAGCACGGCAAGGGCGCCGACCGCCACGGCAAGGGCGGCGAGGACACCGTGCTGCGCGTGCCGCTCGGCACGGTGGTGCGCGAGCGCGACTCCGGCGAGCTGCTCGGGGATCTCACCACCGCGGGCCAGACCCTCACGGTGGCGCACGGCGCGCGCGGGGGGCGCGGCAACGCGCGCTTCGTCAGCTCCACCAACCGCGCGCCGCGCCGGGCCGACCTCGGGCGCGCCGGCGAGGAGCGCTGGATCGTGCTGGAGCTGAAGCTCCTCGCGGACGTGGGCGTCATCGGCTTTCCCAACGCGGGCAAGTCCACCCTGGTGTCGCGCGTCTCCGCGGCCACGCCGAAGATCGCCGACTATCCGTTTACCACGCTAGCCCCCTCGCTGGGGATCGTGCGCGTGGACGAGGGCGAGTCGTTTGTCATCGCCGATCTGCCCGGGCTGATCGCGGGCGCCGCCGAGGGCAAGGGGCTCGGACATCGCTTCCTGCGCCACACCGAGCGCACGCGCCTGCTGCTGCACCTGGTGGACCTGGATCCGAGCCATGGCCGCGACCCCGTCAAGGACTGGCAGGTGATCCAGGACGAGCTCGCGGCGTACTCGGACGAGCTGGCCGCGCGTCCCCAGATCGTGGTGGGGAGCAAGGCCGAGCTGCCCGGCACCGCGACCCGGCGCGCCAAGCTCGAGAAGCACTGCGCGCGGCGCGGTCTCCCGTTCCTGGTCATCTCGTCGGTGACGGGGCTGGGCATCCGCGAGCTCATCGCGGACGTGGGCGCGCGACTGCGGGCGGAGCGATGGGCGGGCGCCGCGCGCTGA
- the proB gene encoding glutamate 5-kinase: MGGRRALSRIRRLVVKVGSGLITAPGQGPDGKRIAALAADIAAAVGERREVALVSSGAIVTGMARLGLPARPRSIPEKQAAAAVGQSALMWHYEQAFKKHGLQVGQVLLTGHDVADRGRYLNARNTLLALMDFGVLPIVNENDTVAVDEIKVGDNDNLAALVAHLIDADLLILLTDVDGLYTGDPRRDPEARRLETVQTITADIRRLVFDREGDVAVGGMSTKLEAAEKAGASGIPMIIASGHEAGVVARILGGEALGTYFQPRDDRLAARKRWIGYAVRPRGRLTVDAGAKKALTERGKSLLPSGLVDVSGDFQAGEVVALAETGGVDFARGLVNYDAAELRKIRGAKTADIERALGYKGLGEVIHRDNLVVL; this comes from the coding sequence ATGGGCGGGCGCCGCGCGCTGAGCCGAATCCGCCGGCTCGTGGTCAAGGTCGGCAGCGGGCTCATCACCGCGCCCGGGCAGGGCCCGGACGGGAAGCGCATCGCCGCGCTCGCCGCCGACATTGCCGCCGCGGTGGGCGAGCGGCGCGAGGTGGCCCTGGTCAGCTCGGGCGCCATCGTGACCGGTATGGCGCGCCTGGGCCTCCCGGCGCGGCCGCGCTCCATCCCGGAGAAGCAGGCCGCCGCCGCGGTGGGGCAGTCCGCCCTCATGTGGCACTACGAGCAAGCGTTCAAGAAGCACGGTCTCCAGGTGGGCCAGGTCCTCCTGACCGGGCACGACGTCGCGGATCGCGGGCGCTATCTCAACGCGCGCAATACGCTCCTCGCCCTCATGGACTTCGGGGTGCTGCCGATTGTCAACGAGAACGACACGGTGGCGGTGGACGAGATCAAGGTTGGCGACAACGACAATCTCGCCGCCCTCGTCGCCCACCTCATCGACGCCGATCTCCTGATCCTCCTCACCGACGTCGACGGGCTCTACACGGGCGATCCGCGACGGGATCCCGAGGCCCGGCGCCTCGAGACGGTGCAGACTATCACTGCGGACATCCGGCGGCTCGTCTTCGACCGGGAAGGCGACGTGGCGGTGGGGGGGATGAGCACCAAGCTCGAGGCGGCGGAAAAGGCGGGCGCCTCTGGGATCCCCATGATCATCGCCAGCGGCCACGAGGCGGGCGTGGTCGCGCGCATTCTCGGCGGGGAGGCGCTGGGTACCTACTTCCAGCCCCGCGACGACCGGCTCGCCGCGCGCAAGCGCTGGATCGGCTACGCCGTCCGCCCCCGGGGCCGCCTCACGGTTGACGCGGGCGCCAAGAAAGCCTTAACTGAAAGGGGCAAGAGCCTCTTGCCCTCGGGCCTCGTGGACGTAAGCGGGGATTTCCAGGCGGGTGAGGTGGTGGCGCTCGCGGAGACGGGGGGCGTCGACTTCGCGCGAGGGCTGGTGAACTACGACGCCGCGGAGCTGCGCAAGATCCGCGGCGCCAAGACCGCCGACATCGAGCGCGCGCTCGGCTACAAGGGGCTCGGCGAGGTGATCCACCGGGACAACCTGGTGGTGCTGTGA
- a CDS encoding glutamate-5-semialdehyde dehydrogenase, giving the protein MTTDITAAVAAKARAAKDASRALALATTKQKNDALAQMSRALEEKSATILDANRADLERARTKGYARAFVDRLTLTDTRVEEMAAGIRQVALLPDPVGETVESWRRPNGIEISRVRVPLGVVGFIYESRPNVTADAAALCLKSGNAVVLRGGSEALESNSVIAQLLAKAAEKAGIPGDALQYVDVADRAAVMAMLTQDRYLDLIIPRGSEEFVRLVNERATVPVLKHDKGLCHLFVDEGADLDMAVNLTVNAKAQRVSVCNALETLLVHAAAAGEFLPRLASRLAEAGVEMRGDARTRALVPAAKAAQEADWDTEYLDYILAIRVVDGLDEAIAHIRRHGSGLAEAIVTRDLRRARRFTQEVDAAAVLVNASTRLVDGSQFGMGAEMGISTSKLHARGPVGVRELTTTKFVVIGDGQIRE; this is encoded by the coding sequence ATGACGACGGACATCACCGCCGCGGTCGCCGCCAAGGCGCGGGCGGCCAAGGACGCCTCCCGCGCCCTCGCGCTGGCCACGACCAAGCAGAAGAACGACGCGCTCGCCCAGATGAGCCGTGCCCTCGAGGAGAAGTCGGCGACGATCCTGGACGCCAACCGCGCCGACCTCGAGCGCGCCCGCACCAAGGGCTACGCGCGCGCCTTCGTCGATCGCCTCACCCTCACCGACACCCGGGTCGAGGAGATGGCGGCGGGCATCCGCCAGGTGGCGCTCCTGCCCGATCCCGTCGGAGAGACGGTGGAGTCCTGGCGGCGTCCCAACGGGATCGAGATCTCACGGGTGCGCGTGCCGCTCGGGGTGGTGGGCTTCATCTACGAGTCGCGTCCCAACGTCACCGCGGACGCCGCGGCGCTCTGCCTCAAGTCGGGCAACGCGGTGGTGCTGCGCGGCGGCAGCGAGGCCCTCGAGTCCAACTCCGTGATCGCGCAGCTGCTCGCCAAGGCCGCCGAGAAGGCGGGCATCCCGGGCGACGCCCTCCAGTACGTGGACGTGGCCGACCGCGCCGCCGTCATGGCCATGCTCACCCAGGATCGCTATCTCGACCTGATCATCCCCCGCGGGAGCGAGGAGTTCGTGCGCCTCGTGAACGAGCGCGCGACGGTGCCGGTGCTCAAGCACGACAAGGGCCTGTGCCACCTCTTCGTGGACGAGGGCGCCGACCTCGACATGGCGGTGAATCTCACCGTGAACGCCAAGGCCCAGCGGGTGAGCGTGTGCAACGCGCTCGAGACCCTGCTCGTGCACGCGGCGGCGGCCGGCGAGTTCCTCCCGCGGCTGGCCTCTCGGCTCGCCGAGGCCGGCGTGGAGATGCGCGGCGACGCACGCACGCGCGCCCTCGTGCCCGCGGCCAAGGCCGCCCAGGAGGCGGACTGGGACACCGAGTATCTCGACTACATTCTCGCCATCCGGGTGGTGGACGGCCTCGACGAGGCGATCGCCCACATCCGGCGCCACGGCTCGGGGCTCGCCGAGGCGATCGTCACGCGCGATCTCCGGCGCGCCCGCCGCTTCACCCAGGAAGTGGATGCCGCCGCGGTGCTCGTGAACGCCTCCACCCGGCTGGTGGACGGGAGCCAGTTCGGCATGGGCGCCGAGATGGGCATCTCGACGTCCAAGCTGCACGCGCGGGGCCCGGTGGGGGTGCGTGAGCTCACCACCACCAAGTTCGTCGTGATCGGCGACGGCCAGATCCGGGAGTAA
- the nadD gene encoding nicotinate-nucleotide adenylyltransferase, translating into MGVFGGSFNPIHFGHLLVADEIAELLALDRVLFVPAASPPHKPAAELAPPAHRFEMTKRAVGEHPKFEVSDVELKRSGPSYTVDTLEALRERGDLHLLIGSETFLDLLSWREPRRVAALARLIVVPRSGNGFDPEGPLAQKVLKELGLGHFDSPSAEAQTSYPLASPPAAARQTPPLSPGPRTPILAPVASLPISGSDLRKRAREGRSLVYRMPLAVVAYIREHGLYRDPA; encoded by the coding sequence ATCGGCGTGTTTGGCGGATCGTTCAACCCGATTCACTTCGGGCACCTTCTCGTCGCCGACGAGATCGCCGAGCTCCTCGCGCTGGACCGCGTCCTCTTCGTGCCCGCCGCCTCGCCGCCCCACAAGCCGGCGGCCGAGCTGGCCCCCCCCGCGCATCGCTTCGAGATGACGAAGCGGGCGGTGGGCGAGCACCCCAAGTTCGAGGTGTCCGACGTGGAGCTCAAGCGCAGCGGTCCCTCCTACACCGTGGACACGCTGGAAGCCCTGCGCGAGCGCGGCGACCTCCACCTCCTCATCGGGTCGGAGACCTTCCTCGATCTCCTCTCCTGGCGGGAGCCGCGGCGGGTGGCCGCCCTCGCGCGGCTGATCGTGGTGCCGCGCAGCGGCAACGGCTTCGACCCGGAGGGCCCGCTCGCCCAGAAGGTGCTGAAGGAGCTGGGGCTCGGTCATTTCGATTCACCGTCAGCGGAGGCCCAGACTTCGTATCCGCTCGCCTCGCCTCCGGCTGCAGCTCGCCAAACGCCCCCGCTCTCCCCCGGTCCGCGGACACCCATTCTGGCGCCCGTGGCCTCGTTGCCGATCTCGGGCTCCGATCTGCGCAAGCGCGCCCGCGAGGGCCGGAGCCTCGTCTACCGGATGCCCCTCGCCGTCGTCGCCTATATCCGCGAGCACGGCCTCTACCGGGATCCCGCGTGA
- the rsfS gene encoding ribosome silencing factor, with protein sequence MTPRSAEAVARLVARAALDKRAVDLVVLDLQGMSSLADFFLVCTGRSTAQMDTIAEAIAVTLRAEGIRVRHREGTAESGWLLLDYGDVVVHVFGEEARAFYGLERLWGDAPVLSVERGASSRD encoded by the coding sequence GTGACCCCCCGCTCCGCCGAGGCGGTGGCGCGGCTCGTCGCGCGCGCCGCCCTCGACAAGAGGGCCGTTGACCTCGTGGTGCTCGACCTCCAGGGCATGTCCTCGCTCGCCGACTTCTTCCTCGTGTGCACCGGCCGCTCCACCGCCCAGATGGACACGATCGCGGAGGCGATCGCGGTCACGCTGCGCGCGGAAGGCATACGTGTGCGTCACCGCGAGGGCACGGCGGAGTCGGGCTGGCTGCTCCTCGACTACGGTGACGTGGTCGTGCACGTCTTCGGCGAGGAGGCCCGCGCCTTCTACGGGCTCGAGCGCCTCTGGGGCGACGCGCCCGTGCTCTCCGTCGAGCGTGGAGCGAGCTCCAGGGATTGA
- a CDS encoding TraR/DksA family transcriptional regulator translates to MRKERLTHFRKKLEEKHRQLVDEVGRNVLYGKGPEDDSIKDLGDQASSAYNREFQFELGNGDRRLLKEVASALQKLDEGSFGACERCGESIAEKRLEALPFARYCIDCQRAVEEEERTAAG, encoded by the coding sequence ATGAGGAAGGAGCGCCTGACCCATTTCAGGAAAAAGCTGGAGGAGAAGCACCGCCAGCTCGTGGACGAAGTGGGAAGAAACGTTCTCTACGGGAAGGGCCCCGAAGACGACTCCATCAAGGACCTGGGCGACCAGGCCTCGAGCGCATACAACCGGGAATTCCAGTTCGAGCTGGGGAACGGTGATCGCCGGCTGCTGAAGGAAGTGGCGTCCGCGCTGCAGAAGCTCGACGAGGGCAGCTTCGGCGCGTGCGAGCGGTGCGGGGAGAGCATCGCCGAGAAGCGCCTGGAGGCGCTGCCCTTCGCCCGCTACTGCATCGACTGCCAGCGCGCCGTCGAAGAAGAAGAGCGGACGGCCGCCGGCTAG